From Sphingomonas hengshuiensis, one genomic window encodes:
- a CDS encoding choice-of-anchor A family protein, which yields MRNLTILLAATALTIALAVPARAQSVTSTDALRQWNLIVLGDLQSSSEVEGRTFVGGDLTGNSSNYQIGTPATSSLGIPGLTVVGDVVGGTKNLNNGSGAIVGGNVSSGFNLNGAAQTVQVGGTISNTNVNQNTVQSGLGTSDPAFLTNLNQQKSLLTSSLTDLSATLKGLDANSNVTISGNRATFNATPDASGVAVFNLTAAQLDSIGEVQFNLNGADTAIVNVSGTAITLNDNFLGGTSNLGEHVIWNFPDAKTLDLSTAWGGSVLAPGADATTSNYIQGSAVFGNLVQNGEMHMGTYTGSYYPPTTPPGGDTPTPIPEEALGLFAVGALGLLYARRRRRQAALAG from the coding sequence ATGCGAAACCTCACGATCCTGCTCGCCGCCACCGCGCTTACGATCGCGCTGGCCGTCCCCGCCCGGGCTCAGTCGGTGACGAGCACCGATGCGCTCCGCCAGTGGAACCTGATCGTGCTGGGCGACCTCCAATCCTCGTCGGAAGTCGAGGGGCGGACGTTCGTCGGCGGCGACCTGACCGGCAATTCGTCCAACTATCAGATCGGGACCCCCGCGACCTCGTCGCTCGGCATCCCCGGGCTGACGGTGGTCGGCGATGTCGTGGGCGGCACCAAGAACCTCAACAACGGATCGGGCGCGATCGTCGGCGGCAATGTCAGCTCGGGGTTCAACCTGAACGGCGCGGCGCAGACGGTGCAGGTGGGCGGGACGATCAGCAACACCAACGTCAACCAGAACACCGTCCAGTCCGGGCTCGGCACGTCCGACCCCGCGTTCCTGACCAACCTCAACCAGCAGAAGAGCCTGTTGACCAGCAGCCTGACCGACCTGTCGGCGACGCTGAAGGGGCTCGACGCGAACAGCAATGTCACGATCAGCGGCAATCGCGCCACGTTCAACGCCACGCCCGACGCATCGGGCGTGGCAGTGTTCAACCTGACCGCGGCGCAGCTCGACTCCATCGGCGAGGTCCAGTTCAACCTCAACGGGGCCGACACCGCGATCGTCAACGTCAGCGGCACGGCGATCACGCTCAACGACAATTTCCTCGGCGGCACGTCCAATCTGGGCGAGCACGTCATCTGGAATTTCCCCGATGCCAAGACGCTGGACCTGAGCACGGCATGGGGCGGTTCGGTGCTGGCGCCTGGCGCCGACGCGACCACGTCCAACTATATCCAGGGTTCGGCGGTGTTCGGCAATCTGGTGCAGAATGGCGAGATGCACATGGGCACCTATACCGGCAGCTATTACCCGCCGACCACGCCCCCCGGCGGCGATACGCCCACGCCGATCCCTGAAGAGGCACTGGGGCTGTTCGCGGTCGGGGCGCTGGGGCTGCTCTATGCCCGGCGCAGGCGGCGGCAGGCGGCCCTCGCGGGCTGA
- a CDS encoding diacylglycerol/lipid kinase family protein — MPEKPAAMIVNTRSRHGQAWFERACARFAELGFDVDAHPVEEPDRLEATVDKVLAAGPGLLILGGGDGTISGLVDRIVGKGVRLGVLPLGTANSFARSLGIPLDVDGAVDTIVHGQPRRIDLGMIGDDYFANTAAIGLSPQIAETVPHAAKKYFGRAGYLAWAALEFARFKPFTLIIGEGPDAKRMRAVEVRISNGPFHGGTELVDEARVDSGEIVVQAVKGHVKRRLIHNWAASILKLDARHDDTVTFSGQSLRVATEPPLPVSIDGEVLARTPVTARIAAGVIEVMVPA; from the coding sequence CGCCTGTGCCCGCTTCGCCGAGCTGGGGTTCGACGTCGACGCCCACCCGGTCGAGGAGCCGGACCGTCTGGAAGCGACCGTGGACAAGGTGCTGGCGGCGGGTCCAGGGCTGTTGATCCTGGGCGGCGGCGACGGGACGATCAGCGGGCTGGTCGACCGGATCGTGGGCAAGGGCGTGCGGCTGGGCGTGCTGCCGCTGGGCACCGCGAACAGCTTCGCGCGATCGCTCGGCATCCCGCTCGACGTCGACGGCGCGGTCGATACGATCGTCCATGGCCAGCCGCGCCGGATCGACCTGGGCATGATCGGCGACGATTATTTCGCAAACACGGCCGCGATCGGCCTCTCCCCGCAGATCGCCGAGACCGTGCCGCATGCCGCCAAGAAATATTTCGGTCGCGCCGGCTATCTCGCCTGGGCGGCGCTGGAGTTTGCACGGTTCAAGCCGTTCACGCTGATCATCGGCGAAGGGCCCGACGCGAAGCGGATGCGCGCGGTCGAGGTCCGGATCTCGAACGGCCCGTTCCACGGTGGCACCGAACTGGTCGACGAAGCCCGCGTCGACAGCGGCGAGATCGTCGTCCAGGCGGTGAAGGGCCATGTCAAACGGCGGCTGATCCACAATTGGGCCGCTTCTATCCTGAAGCTCGACGCGCGCCACGACGACACCGTCACCTTTAGCGGCCAGTCGCTCCGCGTCGCCACCGAGCCTCCGCTGCCGGTCTCGATCGACGGAGAAGTGCTCGCCCGAACCCCGGTGACCGCGCGGATCGCGGCGGGGGTGATCGAAGTGATGGTGCCCGCGTAA